In Salarias fasciatus chromosome 4, fSalaFa1.1, whole genome shotgun sequence, the DNA window TCTTGTTTTTACACCGAGAATCATTTCATTATCTTATTTCCTCTAGattataattaaaataaactcTGTTCTaaacaatgttttaataaaCTAACTAGTAGTTTCAGCTTCCACTTTATAATATTTCTAACAGACTGACAGACGGACTGAAGCATGCTGGGAAGGCGTTTCCCACTGACccacagactgcagctggaTTTTCATCGACGGTCTCCTGTTATGTTAAAGCTTGGttaacagtttgttttcaaagcATGTTGTTCCAATGAGCCTGAGAGGAAAAGACTCCGGACAGCAGCGGCTCAGGAGGATGAAAaatgaggaagaagagaagctgtGCTGGAGACGAAGACGAGTCGTCTGCATATAGAAACCGACCCGGATGTGATCAATTCTCTTTAATCAGCTCACTGAAACCAGCTCCACTCTGAAGTgttttaacaaaacagaaacctGGTTTCAGAGATGAACTCCTCAGCAGAAGTTTCTAGAGGAGGTTTTAAGTTCGCTAAACTACAGGAAGTGGACggtttttcccagcatgcctcagtatctcttcatgttttttttaaacaatgaatcatgatttaaaaaaaaggaataaaaactaatatttatttcattaacacACACTTGTAGAACTGAATGTAAGGTGATgttaatgaaaacaaattaaagtaataaaataaGTTGTAGTCagcatttcctctgttttcatccCAACATGATAGATGAGTGTGAAAATCCTCAGGAAGTGAACGGCGAGGCTGCTCAGGCACCTTTCCTCACCCACATGCACAGAAAGCAGCGTGGAGAACAAAACGACACAACATCTTCCGGTTCTCGAAATGTGCTTGATATGATCTCTGTaccaggttcaggttcaggtggagctgaaatgctgctgatcagctgtgagcaaaCACGGATTTTAGAGGCTtgagcttctcttcacactttgttttttattcatgttaatTTGTGTTCATAAATCTGAATCCTATCTGTATCATAAGGTCCACAAACTAAAGCCGTGGTGGGCCAGCTGGGGAAACGCCTTCACCAGAATCACTGCAGAGTTTCTGAGCGGCGTCTGTCTGCCGTGGAGCCGTCAGAATCCACAGATTGACCACGCCATCCTCCGTTCTTAAAGGCTTCAAGGCTTCTACCTTCAGCAGACCAGACTAACCTTACtggctgtattttattttaatttccagGCAGAAACGTGAATATAAAATAAGCCACGGCGATGAAAGTGAGGCTACGGCAAGGAAGCTGTTGATACCTGGTAGATCTGATCCTCCCAACAGAGGAGGGACTGATGGGTGGATTAGTGACCcaggctctggtcctgctctttCCTCCGTTCACGGTGTCACACTCTGTTCTGCTGaccttcaaaaacacatttcattcatttccgCTACTGAGTCCCATCGTTAAAGATCATAAAAACCCCGTCCTGGTTCCCCTATGggactctgaggaggaggaggaggaggaaggccatCAGAGGTGGCTGTCCGACTCGTTTTTGTCAGTCCCGTTCTCCAGAGGCCAGGCGGACAGTCCCAGTTCGCTGAAGGTGATGTTGCTCTCGTTGAGCCGCCGGACGCGGTACTTCTCATACAGGATGCTGTGCGTCACTTCCTTCAGGTCCTGCAGGTGAGACCTGCGGCGACGGAGAACGTTTGAAGcggacagaaacactgaaaattctgagagtggaaacaaaaatcaaacataaaCAGAGGAGACTCACCTGATGAGAAGATCTCTCAGGTTGGCAAACTCGCAGTGCGCCACGTTTTCCACTGGGGGGAGAGCAAACACTGAAATTACATCCTGTTCCagaaaaacatgtgaaaaacaagcagctgaaaCGTTCCACATGTGGCGGATTCCGTCTCGTCTCGTCAGATTCGGCGGACGCCGAACGCAGACTTGCCTTCGATGATCCCCCACTTGGTTTTGCGGCCCAGGACCTTGTTCCCGTTGACCTGGTGCTCCTTGTCGGTTCCCACCACGGCGAAGGGAAGGCTCTCCTGCACAGGGGCGATCACACGGTTAATCTCTAAACTCTGTGAACAACGTTAAGAGTCCGGGGCGCCGACTTTACCCGGatcctgtcgttgagcagtcgCTCCTCTGCGTCCTCGTCGTACTCTGCCTGGGGATAAACTCCGATCCCGTTGGCTGCCAAGTCTCTTCTTATCTGTCAAACAAGAAGCGCAGGTCCAGTCAACCCATCTGGAGCTGGAACCATCAGAAGGACTCGTTCTGAGCAGGTAAATGTTCCAGTGAGCaccgggggggtggaggggtttCAGGAGAGGCAGGATGTCTTTAAACCATCACAGGAGAATCCAGAAGATCTGGAAATCTGACCATCGCTTTAGTTCGGAGGATTCCTGCTTTGTGAGTTGAGAGAGTCTGTTTGAGTTGAAGATGTGAACTTAggaccctgctgctgcagttcccACACACGGCCACAAGAGGGCGATGGCTACAAGCAAACCGCCATGGAGGAAGCTCTGACTGCCTCTGCTTATTTCTGGAAAATTCAGGTGCAGGAAACTCAGTAAACAGCCTCAGACACTGCAGGCAGCTTCTGAACCCCACTgagaggagcaggtgaagaacttcagaggaagaaaaacagcgTTCCTCACCCTCTCCTTGAAGTCTTGCCTCTCCTCCACCGTCAGCGTGTCGGCCTTGGCGATGACCGGCACGATGCTCACGATCTTCCCCAGCCTCTTCATGAACTCCACGTCGATGGGACGTAACCTGAGAGACCCGCAGAGAGAAGTGAGTCTGGGAAAGCGCCTGGCTTCGCTTCCAGCTTCCAGCTGCTTAACTACTCATCCCTATTTTCCTCCACATATCTGCAGCAAAGAGCACCAAAGTGGATCATGGGAGCTTTTCAGGACATCAAgagaaaattatattttattaacATAAGGAAGTTGACAGCGTGAGCTTATTTTCAGTCAGTCTTTACACTGTTTGAAAACCTTGGAGATGTtacagaactaaaaaaaaaagtctgttttaaaATAGTTTAGAGTTTCCAACAGAGTGACACACTGGTACATTTGTAGCAGTGGATTAACTGCAGTACACCGAGGACACTGTTTCCCTTaaaccagaggtgtcaaacatgaagtccgtcatttttttaaattttcgcttcagaaaagtttcccgtTTAACAGCAGCGTATTGAAAACGGTGTCTgttcacatggaaacagcagaaacggaCGCCCAGAATGCAATAAAAGTTCTGCATTTCGCACAATGACTGCAGTTTTTCtgtgaaagcagctgctgtttcgGATTCATTGTGGATTGCAGGGAAACAAAAATCACCCCACGCTCAGACCTGAATCGGTCGATCGCTAACGCTAGGCTAAAAGTAAAATCCCCTATGAAccatgtagcattagcattaagcCATGTGGAGAGCAGGAATGTGTAAAAACGAGCCGAATGCTGCAGAATGATGGAGGTTTCTAAAAATGAGAAGGTGCAGGTTTTCGCTGAGACGCGACCTCTGCTGACCTGTGGATCCCCTGCAGGGAAACACCTTGCGGACGTGGATTTGTCCTCGGCGGATCGAGCTAATGACCGTCCCTCCTACAATCTGTCAAACTCGTCCAAGCTGGACTCCGGGTCTTAACGCCTGAGCCCAAAATTGTTGTAATTACAGAGGAATCCAGTTGATTCGTCACATTAGTAAACTGAGACCAGCAGTTTGGGGAGAAAActcatgcatgtgtgcacgtaCGCGCGCACGTAGCCACATGAACATGCAAGATTGCAGACGATCGAAGTGAACGCACGTAAAGCTTAAAGGAAGCACAGCCGTCTGTGAGGTCTGCGCTGCAGTCAGTTCGGTGGTTAAAGTGTGAACCAGCAGCGACAGTCTGGAATGAACCGACTCCAAGAGGTGAAGAGGCGTTCAGGGGCAGACGGGGCAGCTTGTTTCCTGACGTCTGACGCTGTTTAAAACGCCGCATCCTGATATAAACATGACGATCAGCATCATCTGGAGAGAAAATACTAACGTGGTCTGGTCTGGGGTGGGAAAGTGTCTGGAAAGTTTCCAGTAAAATTTCATGAGAATTTGGGAAATGTTCATTACTGCTGCATCAGAAATGTCCTCGTCTGCATGAAACGACTCAGTTCAACACCTCCAACAGCCAGATGTGACATTTGGAGGTGAAAGTTGAGTAAtgactagatttttttttaatacacagaataaaacacacactacCACCCAGACTCCCCCACAGGCTGCAGCCGTCCTGTCAGTGCAGAGATATGCAGCTGTAAAGGCAGGAAATCCGCTTCTTCTAGTCTGGATTGTGTTCAAATCTGATTTCCCCATCTATATTTAAGTTCCCTCGTAAGAGATGAACTCAGTTAAGTCCTTTTTTTCCCGTTTACTCccataaattcagttttttctcaTGTAAATTTTCTAGTTAACAGAAGACCCTGGattccaggtccaggtccaggtccaggtccaggtccaggccagCTGGGCTGACCTGTGTCCGGTGGCAGGCAGGAAGTAGATGCAGCAGTGCACCCTGCTGTCGGGGATCCTCCTCTTGCGGGTCACATGCAGCTCCTCTCGCAGGTATTTCTCGTACTGCTCGTTGACGTACTCCACGATGGGCTCCCAGCTGCAAGGAGAGCAGGGAacgggcttttattttgaagggacgGTGGGACAGGCGCCGTGCTTCCGCCTCCACTCACCAGTTCTCATTGTTGATCTGGTCTCCGAACCCCGGAGTGTCGACCACCGTCAGCTTCATCTTCACTCCCTTCTCTTCGAtcactgcagacagaaacagacgtTTAGCTGCACGCCGACCACAGACGACCCGATCCATCACAAATAGATCTCAATCCGGAGAGCAGCGCTCCAGCGGCAAAGCGAGTTAAAAAAATACGACTGGCAAGAGAGAAAGGAATCAAATAAAGAAGCAGGACAGAAAGCGTTTTCTTCTGGTGAGTCTGAGGCTTGTGCGACGACGGCGTGCTGCCTTCACTGTCACTGAGTCGGCGCAGGAAAAGCCGTGAACCGAACACTGTGATTTGAGTGTGTGAGCCGCCGTTGAGTCAGCAGCCAGGAATCTGCTCTGATCGGAAGCACCAGGCAAACACCTGGAGCCCGACCATCAGGACTCGCAGTACCTGTAATAAGAGAGCGGCGGCACAGCGGCGggtttcacttcctgctctgggAAATACTGCTGAAAGAGGTTatcgctgtcagtcaaacactCCAGGGAAATGCAGAGATACGGTGTTCAGACATCCTGACGTTCAGATCAGTCTGATTTCTCTGcatgaagcagaagaagaacaggaagtgacccACGGTTCACCGGGCGTGTTTCAGTTTCAGCCACAGCAGCAACCTGTTGCCTCAGTGACAGGAAGTgccctctggtccagtccgaGCCAGCCCCTCAGTGTGGGGGGGCAAACCTCACATCCTGCAGGGCCGAGAGCTCGACGCCTCCAGAGCCCACCAGCAGAGCGTTCAGAGGAACACCAGCTTCTGGCTTCAGGCCGGCTGGATGGCCGAAGCTTCATTTCCCTCAGCGACTGTTGCACAACATTCACGGCCATGCAGTCAACATCCGTGTTGCAAAACACGGCGATAAATCAAGTTTCCCTCGGTCGAATCAAGCCCTGCAAATTCAAAACGCCTGAAATAATGTGAACAACAGGGCGATGATTCAGAACGGAGCCACAAAAACTCTCGATTAACTCTTTTGAAGAAGAGAAGCAGCCATTCTATTTTCAAGAGCATCATCTACACAACTGGATCTTTATATGTTCTCCTCCTGTCGTACAGGCTCAGGTCAGAGTGGTTTTGGACATTAGATTATGGACTTATCACCACATCCTGGGGTGTAAAGTATCTGAATTAAACACTGAATTTACATCCTGCAGCATcagatagaaaaataaaaatcaggcATGAAGGGGTTAATATGAGGAACTCGGTGATGCGTTTAAACTTGTCGATGCtgcgttctctctctctctcttcctgctgggatgtggaggctgcaggaggggtTTCTGACCATACCGATGAAGTTCTCCTTCTCCGTCATTAGAACCGTTTCCAGTCAACAAGAACGTCTCGATCAGAGGATAAAGTGAGAACCGGACCAGAACGGTTCCAGTTTGGGTTCCTGTTCGTGAGATGACTGGTGAGCGGAAATGTGATATGAGAGCATGAAGTGAGAGTCACAGCTACTGGTTTTAATCCTACAGTGGAACCAAAAAGACCCTCACACTCCCTCTAAGCCCTGCAGCATGATGCAGCCACCACCATGCTCAGCCAGCAAAACATGTATTAGTTTCAAACAAACGGTCCGCTGGACAAATCCGGGAAGGGCAAGACATTAACTTAAATGTTTCTCCAAAGAAAGTAGAACCCGCTGTGAATTCCTCCCCTGGAGGGGCCGTAAAGccagactgggaggaggagcagatgtCTTCAGCCATGCAGAGGCAGAAAGTCGCACCAGGAGAGTGTGTTCAGAAAGCTTTGAAGAAATGTTCGTCCAAAATCAACACTTTCTTTACAGTAATACTAATTATAGAAAAGGatttttcctgctctgagttCAAAGTGGGTTTCCTGCTGATGACCTCCTCACATCTTCAGTCTTCagaaagcatgtgtgtgtgcgtgtgtgcgtgtgtgcgtgcatgcatgtgtgcgtgtgtgtgtgtgtgtgtgtgtgtgtgtgtgtgtgtgtgtgtgtgtgtgtgtgtgtgtgtgtgtgtgtgtgtgtgttccctcacCGTGGCTGACTGAGTGCAGTTTGACTGTTTTGGGGATCTTCTCTTCGTAGTTCGCTGAGCAGGACTTGCGGCTGATCTTGGACTTGAACAGAGTGTTGACCAGTGTGGATTTCCCCAGACCGCTCtgacctggacacacacacacacacacacacacacacacacacacacacacacacacacacacacacacagttcaatgCTTTCAATGGCCGAACAATCCTATACGCCGATGATGAACCGCTGTGTATCATCCcttaatttcacttttaaaggaatactccacccaaaaaacgatttggcctcattttctactcaccctcatgctgagaaacactctggagcacttttttgacgtttcaaatgcagttggagatgtttggggattttcgttgtcaacaaacagggaccgacagagcccgacagaaaaaatggtccataaaatccacaaaacgttcccattttccttcatactgctcgtccgctgtaatccaagtgtactgagcgcgtaacgtccataattaattcttaacgaggtcatttagtacattttaagagcccaaacagggcactttcatacagctccattgcatgtctgcgcgcgcaccctgaactacggaagccgcggcagaccaagccagacgcttgcgcgctttcagcgactacttttcttaattgcaagcgtagaagaagaagttccgctgtttatattctgctgtgagtgaccgagctgtggacaatcacaaaagtgattggctactgttttaaagctttgaattcggtgtcctgctgaaagggcacaagcgtgttgcttggtctgccgcggcttccgtagttcagggtgcgcgcgcagacatgcaatggagctgtatgacagcgccctgtttgggcgctaaaaatgtactaaatgacctcgttaagaattaattatggacgttacgcgctcaggacacttggattacagcggacgagcagtatgaaggaaaatgggaacgttttgtggattttatggaccatttttcctgtcgggctctgtcggtccctgtttgttgaccacgaaaatccccaaacatctccaactgcatttgaatcgtcaaaaaagtgctccagagtgtttctcagcatgagggtgagtagaaaatgaggccaaatcgttttttgggtggagtattcctttaactattaaaaaaaaactggttgaACTAATCACTGGGGTAAAAACATCgatcagagagagaaagaggtgagTTGATGTTGGTTAAGAGGAATGAAGTCCGTCATCGGGGGGAAATCAGAACCGATGGATCGATATGAACAATAAGCATCAAGTAAAAGTTCAGGTTGTTGTTTGGAACCAAGAAGCTTTATCGAAACatcaaaaacttttaaaagggAACAAGGTTTTGAGGCTTTTCCCCTGGAAGTTGCCAGGTAGAACCCAGGTAACCCTTCAGGCAGACACCAGCCCAATCAGACCTCGTCAAAGGCTGTGGGTTCCATGAGGAACCATTAATAGGGGAAAAAAGAGATTTtccttgatttgttttctttccttggAATTTATTTCAGTGCATTTGCTGTTACAATAGTTcagaaatgaaagtttttttaagctgaaaattgaaatttattatttttctagcattattttgttgtttctgttggaagcaatgcatcatgggacatTCAGCATTTTATGTTCAGAGCATTTCGTGTTCCATCAGATTcaatatttcaaacatttaatggTTTAATTAAGGCAAACTCGGAACCTCGAAACGTTCCCTGCTTTGGGCTATCAGGTGCCccctactgagcatgtgcagtagcGCCATTTAAggaaagttgcttttttttcccgttttcagagaaatttttaaaaagttgcgtttccggTGCCTCCGAGCACAACTATCATGTGAACAGACCTCGAAAATCAAcgaaaatgtaaaattttcaCCTGAAAGTGCAAAATGAGACGTAAACAACGGCAGAGTGACAGTGACAtccatgtctgtgttttcagttaaacttgaggggaagtgtgtgtgtcacaggagagaacacacactttcacaacCACTTCCTCTATGAAGGCTGGTGCTTCCTCTTTCAGTCGGAAAATCAAGATgtgggatgagagagagagagagagagagagagagagagagagagagacctgcTGAGTCTGGCCTCCAGCACAAAGAGCTGTGAGCAGAACCTGCCATCCATCCTGGGGACCCGGAGGAGACGCTACCTGCCTCCCCATTGGCCGAGCCGCCGGCTGGCCACAGCGGAGAGCTCGGCCCATTGGCTCAGAGGACGACTAACCTAatgtggagctctgtgattggctgcagctcagcagggGAGCCCAGTTTGAATCAGGGAAAGAAAAGATgttggctcacacacacacacacacacactctcacacactcattcactcacacacactttgggcTTGAGAGTGGTTGTTAAAAGCACTTGTTGGCCTTCATTTCCATACAAACCTGTGTAACATCTTCTgtaactgaatgaaataaacaacaataactTTTCACGGCTGTGTTCTAATTTTCTAAAACATTCAGTTTCTTctgtaaaacatgtttaatcTTCTGATTATTGTGATTCTTCCATTCCAGGTATGCCTTCTTCACTCTCATGTTTTTTACCTATCTGTGTCCCGTCTGGTGCAGGTGCAGCTGTGTTActagccatgctacatgctacatgctacatgctacatgctacatgctacatgccaAAGACTTCCGGGGCTCTCACGCCAGTGATGCTATATCCTATGTACTAAGCATGATAAAAGTTGTTTAGATTGGTTTAATGATTGAAAAATCAGTCTAAAGATTAAAGCTACGGTTGgcgaaaactagcatgtattcgaatatagcatctccccaaggctccgcccagctccgcccagctccgcccagctcccccCGCTGTTACAGCactaacctgtcctcagcgcttcgtttcttcgtttttctttatttgcactacgccaagttatggcgcactcaacggtaagtaaacccccaaacattcttctccgccattcagcaacgacgctccgtccttctcagCTTGGCAACgcacgcactgaaccagggtcagtgcacgccattgacatgtacgcgcagggggcaggtcgaacggcgaagggatttgattggtttaaaaaaaggtgtcccgtcaagacgattggttgctgtttttcccggtTTACtgctgctgtagatagcggatattttccgctctactgtaagaacacgctatgaattgcttcccatcggttcataaagatcattttaaccagtatttaaaaaaatgtatctcattcagatcgccaaccccagctttaatgGATAGAGAACTAGCCGAGTACATGATGAGAGCTGGGagatattttgaaaaagttgttttcagaggCGCTGAGCCGTTAGTGCTGTAAACTGAtcccaaaacacaaagaaaaattagATTAAATCACcctctgttggtgtgtgtgtgtgtgtgtgtgtgtgtgtgtgtgtgtgtgtgtgtgtgtgtgtgtgtgtgtgtgtgtgtgtgtgtgtgtgtgtgtgtgtgtgtgtgtgtgtgttgtggagaCTCACCGACCACCATGATGTTGAACTCGAACCCGGCCTTCATGGTCTTGCGCCTCATCTGGTCCAGAACGGCCTCGATGCCCACGTAGCCGAACAGGTCGGCGCCCCGGACCAGGCCGCCCTGCAGGCCCTGCAGGCCGGGCGCCGCCGGGACGACCTCCACCttcagctccgcctccagctggaaCTCCTTCTGGATCTCTCCTTCGTCAGTGCCCTTCTCCttccccttcccctcctcctccatggtgTGCTTCTCTTCCTGGTGTTCTTCGCCCTTCACCTCGTCCTGCGGCTCGTCCGCCAtgatcctcctctccttctcgcCGCTCTCCTCCATCGGGGCCGACCGGTCTGTCTCCGACTCTCCGGCGGATTCTGAGGAACGGGAACAGTTTCCAGGACGTGACTCAGTGATGAAGCTGAGGCTGAACGGAGCGTCAGGCAGGAGCTTCTCCGCTGAGTTATGATGGCGGCGTTCAGACTCAAACTGGCAGACGGCCAGACGGCGTTCTGCTCCCGGTCTGCTCCTCATGTCTGAGAGCACAGGACCGGCAAAATAATCCTACGagaacctttaaattca includes these proteins:
- the septin12 gene encoding neuronal-specific septin-3 isoform X3, encoding MEESGEKERRIMADEPQDEVKGEEHQEEKHTMEEEGKGKEKGTDEGEIQKEFQLEAELKVEVVPAAPGLQGLQGGLVRGADLFGYVGIEAVLDQMRRKTMKAGFEFNIMVVGQSGLGKSTLVNTLFKSKISRKSCSANYEEKIPKTVKLHSVSHVIEEKGVKMKLTVVDTPGFGDQINNENCWEPIVEYVNEQYEKYLREELHVTRKRRIPDSRVHCCIYFLPATGHRLRPIDVEFMKRLGKIVSIVPVIAKADTLTVEERQDFKERIRRDLAANGIGVYPQAEYDEDAEERLLNDRIRESLPFAVVGTDKEHQVNGNKVLGRKTKWGIIEVENVAHCEFANLRDLLIRSHLQDLKEVTHSILYEKYRVRRLNESNITFSELGLSAWPLENGTDKNESDSHL
- the septin12 gene encoding neuronal-specific septin-3 isoform X2 — encoded protein: MREESAGESETDRSAPMEESGEKERRIMADEPQDEVKGEEHQEEKHTMEEEGKGKEKGTDEGEIQKEFQLEAELKVEVVPAAPGLQGLQGGLVRGADLFGYVGIEAVLDQMRRKTMKAGFEFNIMVVGQSGLGKSTLVNTLFKSKISRKSCSANYEEKIPKTVKLHSVSHVIEEKGVKMKLTVVDTPGFGDQINNENCWEPIVEYVNEQYEKYLREELHVTRKRRIPDSRVHCCIYFLPATGHRLRPIDVEFMKRLGKIVSIVPVIAKADTLTVEERQDFKERIRRDLAANGIGVYPQAEYDEDAEERLLNDRIRESLPFAVVGTDKEHQVNGNKVLGRKTKWGIIEVENVAHCEFANLRDLLIRSHLQDLKEVTHSILYEKYRVRRLNESNITFSELGLSAWPLENGTDKNESDSHL